Genomic DNA from Triticum dicoccoides isolate Atlit2015 ecotype Zavitan chromosome 4B, WEW_v2.0, whole genome shotgun sequence:
TAGCAGATCAGAACCAGACAACCATAGATGCTTTGAGGTTGGTGAGCTATTTTAGCAATATTATGCATATACCAGATGTTTCGGTATTGATATGCTGGACACCACTAGTAAATAGTACTTCCTCTGTttgtaaatataagtctttttattagagattttaatatgaactacatacagatatAAATAGACATACATTAGAGTGTATATTCATCGATTTTACTCCGTATGTGGTtcgtagtggaatctctaaaaagacatacaTTTAGGAACTGAGAGTGTACAAAATAAAAACTAAATCTCAAGAAATATTAAAAGAATCATAATGGAAAACCCCCAAAGATAATCTATGACTTTAAAAGTTCAAAATAGTTTTCAATAAAAAAAATTTGAAGTTCCAACATTTGATCAAAATATATTATATAAAATTTGGAGAAATGAAGTCACACTGAAAGTTCTGAAACATCTTGCAATAACCGTCCATGGCTCCAATTTTTTTTATCTTCTATATTTGTTGAATGATGTTTTTGATCTTATATTCCGTACTATGTACTACTTACAGAGTGCAGGTTTGATTGTCGTTTTTATAATCTGTTGCCAAGTTATTGTAGTGAGGCATATTGATTTTGAAGAAATGCAATCACACTCAAAAGTTCTGAACATCTTGCAATGAACATCAAATGCTTTGGATCCTATATTCAGTACTACAACGTACGTACGGACTACATAATTGAGTTGCATTGCAGCTTGTTGACACTATTACACGATTCTCTACTACTACTTCGGTAATGCGTTCCTTAATTTAATCGATTTGCCGTAGTATACAAGCTTATCTAGTACCGGACGGTGCTCTAAGCAGCTAGCTTTGTAGCAGGTACGCACTGCACTCACTGGCGAGAATTACACTTTGGAAGGGTTGAGAAGGCATCTCCTCTCTACTTTTGGGATGGTGAGAGACCTTGTTGTGCTGCATGTCGACGCGAAGCAAATACTGGCCTTTCAACTCCACTCGACCTTCGACTGTCACGTCCAGATCAGTGAAGGACAGGTAGACGACGTCGTCTTCGTCCACGCTCAGCACCGGGAACGACGGCAAGGCCTGCACCAAGCCCCGGGAGAGGTGGCTCTCGCTTGCCCAGATGTCCCTGACATGGTACATCACTCCTTTCTTCCAACTGCAGAGGTCCGGCGACAGCGTCCAGACGGTCATGGTCACTTCGCTGCCTggccgctcgccgtagccgtccATGGTAACGAACTTGATGCTGCCACCGATGCAGGCCATGGAACAGAACTCCCATGGCTTTAGTAGCCGTTCGCGCATTTGGACAAAGTCATAGGCCGGGCACTCTCCAGGCAACGGAACGAAGCGGAACTCTGGGACGGCGCCATGCTGGATCACCGCGCGCAGATCACAGACCACCATGCCTTTGGACAGATCCACCCAGCAGAGGCTGGAGCCTCGAAACGCGAAGCACGTGTCTACCTGGAAGAGGCGGTAGGGATAGCAAAGCTCGGAGGGAAAGCCCGCGGCCTTGGTGACGACCCAGTTCGAGGTGGAAGACTGCCACGTGCAGAGCACGGCTTCGGTAGGGTTGGGGGCCCTTACCTTGGCGAGCTCGGCAAGAACGTAGCCGCCGTCCTCGAGGCACATGACGACGGCTCCTCCCCCGACGCCGAGACGGTCGTGGTCGTAGGGGGGCTGGGGGATCGTCGAGAGGGAGTTCCTGCTGGCGTCGTAGATGAGATAGCCTCCTTGCAAATTGGAGCCGGGGCGGTAAGGGCCGGCGAAGAGGGCGACCAGGTTCCTGTCCGCGCTGGCGACATAGGCGGATGTGATGTTCCCGCATAGCCCCGGGATGGATTCTGTCGGGCGCAGTATGCGGAGGGAGGACAGCTCCGGCGGATCGGCGAAGCGGGCATCTGGTTTCAGGATCCGCAGGTAGGCGAGGTTGGCCTCTGCTATGTCCTGGCGGCTTCGTACTCCCCTTTTCGCGGCGACGATCGACGACTCCCCTCCTGTTTCGCTCGCCTCGTGCTCGATGTAAATCCTGCGCTTGAGCAACACCCAGCTGTTGGTTGGGGAACCCTCGATGGCAGCCATGGTAGCTAGGGTTGTGTCGAGAAACCAAGAAGGCGATCTAGGTTTAGTAGGCGAAAGAGGCAAGCCGCGACTCATAATAAAGGATGGAAACCCTTGATCCCGTTCGACAAAGGGACAGCGATCGAGATCGGGAAGGGAGGGACTCGTATCCAGGACCAGTGGACGGTGGATACGTAACGATCCAGGGCCTGTTTATGTCCACCCAGttatctttccctactaataaagcacagAGTGCTTCTGCCCGTCCGTCGTCGGCACTTTTGCATAAAAGTCCCTGTAGTTTTTgctattcaacccgcagtccctaCATAAGTGGATCTGCAAAAACGTTTCGATTTTGCAAATTAACCCCTGCATTTTGCGCTCCTTACTTCATCTTATCCACCGGCTGGAAGGGGCGCACGCTCACCGACTACACCCGCCGCGGGGACGCCGTGGCCGACATGGCAACCTTCGACGCGGCCGTCTCCGGCCCGGACGCGGTGCCCGACCTCCGCCTCGCCACGCACCAGTACAATCAGCTCCTCCACCTGCTGGCCTCCGTGGACGGCACCGTCTTCCCCGTccacccggccgccgccgccgcgcggcgCGTGTTCGCCGGCATGCTGGAGGCCAGGGCGCCCCCGTCTGAGGCCACCATCACCTCGCTCACCTGCGTCGTCGCTGCAGACGCCGAGGGCGCCTACGAAGCCTTCAGGCTCGTCTCCTCCATGCGGCAGAAGTACGGCATCGTGCCGCGCCTCCGGTCCTACAGCCCCGTGCTTGCTGCGTTCCGGCGCGCCGGAGAGGCTGGCAAGGCCTACGCGGTCGAGGCCCACATGGCGGCCTCCGCTGCATCGCCGGAAGAGCTCGAGCTCGCCCCGCTCCTTGAGGTCAGCGTGAAGGCCAGGGACGCAGACAAGGTGTTTGAGTATATGCACAAGCTGCGGTGAGCTGTCGGCTGCGTGACAAAGGAGATCGCCAAGGGGGAGGGGTGGTTCCGGAGCTATTAAGGCTGGTGACCCTCGACCTCCGCAGGACGCTGGCCCTATCCCACGCCGCTGGAGGCCCTCGCGGCCGCTGGGAGCCGGGGCGCGTTCCTCCACAAAACCTTGATCTGGAGCTTCGACGACGCAGGCCTCCATGTTGGGCCGAGGAggaaaagaaggggaagaagggggGCACGTCGGAGGTGCCGGTCGAGCGTGCCATCGAGGACGTTGATGACGGCAGCATGGGCGAGGCCGGGGAGGAGATCATGGTTGATGCTTTACCGCCTGAAGTTGTTGACCTGGAACAAGAGGGTAAGGTGGATGTGAGAACGGAAGCGCACGCCGTGGTGCAGGATGTCGTGGTGTCCGAAgcacatgaggtgccggaaccagaggTGAAGAGTGAGGAGGTGGTGGTCCGAGACACAACCAAGGTGCATCCTGCGCATCAACCAGAGACGAAGGCCGATGAGGTGCTGGTCAGGGATACGGACACGGCTGTTGTGGTGCAGGAAATGGAAGCAAAGGGTGAGGTGTCACGGTCTCGTGAGGCAGCTGGTGCGCAGACTACAGAGGTACATAACATTTCTGCTTGTTTACCATCCATCCCCAACATTTTGAAGCTGTGATGTCTCATTAGGCGGGCTACTTTTGTTGCTGGTGGTACGGGGGCAGGCAGTGGCGGTGGCTGTTGCTTAGATGTCTTTGCTGGTTCAGAGAGATAGATGGAGGTGAGTTTGTTCTGTGCTTATGATCGTGTTCGATAATGCATGTTCAATGAGAGTGCCATTCAGTCAATTCTTTGTATGAATTCTGTAAAAGTTGTGTTACTGTGAGTGAACAAAATCTTGTATGCCGCACCTTTGAGTTTGAGATGCAGATTTGTATTCCTTGTAAATAACTTAACTCTGACATCTTTATTTAAAAAAATTGGATGCAactggggaacttgtatca
This window encodes:
- the LOC119292781 gene encoding uncharacterized protein LOC119292781, which produces MATFDAAVSGPDAVPDLRLATHQYNQLLHLLASVDGTVFPVHPAAAAARRVFAGMLEARAPPSEATITSLTCVVAADAEGAYEAFRLVSSMRQKYGIVPRLRSYSPVLAAFRRAGEAVYAQAAVSCRLRDKGDRQGGGVVPELLRLVTLDLRRTLALSHAAGGPRGRWEPGRVPPQNLDLELRRRRPPCWAEEEKKGKKGGTSEVPVERAIEDVDDGSMGEAGEEIMVDALPPEVVDLEQEGKVDVRTEAHAVVQDVVVSEAHEVPEPEVKSEEVVVRDTTKVHPAHQPETKADEVLVRDTDTAVVVQEMEAKGEVSRSREAAGAQTTEAGYFCCWWYGGRQWRWLLLRCLCWFREIDGV